The genomic stretch TTCCCTATTCAAGTTGTGCGCCTGCCAATGGTTCCAATATACTATAGTCAGGAAGGGAGATAAGGAAAAAGACCCCCTATCAAGGAAGTGATATCTTATGGAAAGCGCCTCCATTCCTGCACGGTTTTCGCAGTTTTTTATTTTCGCTCTATTCTTGATTATCCTCGTTTTTCCTCATGCATCAATCGCAAAAGAGCCGGGAGAGCATGGATATTCAGCGTACTCCAGCCGATCAAACGCGTCCAGCATTCCATACGAAACCCCGTATTACATGATATCGATAGGGGCAAATCCCAAAAGCCTGATCATCTATACCGGCGACCTTGAAAAGAGGGGGGAATTCGGCACCGATAGCGGTTTCGGAATGGAGGTCGGGAGATACGGCGTCACCAGCTATTTCGGCTCCGCGTTTGGAATCCCTACCTATTCATCGATCTCGATCGTGCTTTCCTATTTCAGCACCGATACCCAGGTGCTGAAGGATGTATCCAGAAATGTTTTTAAATCCTCAAATGTAGGAACCTCCGCGGAATCGGCCGTACTTAGCTATATCCCGACCCTCTTCATACCGTGGAGGCCGGGAGGAAGCAGGGGGCCGATAATCCGGTTCGGAGCAGGCACAGGACCCGGACTGCAGTATATGAACGGGGATGCCTATGTAACGACTGAATTTACCGAACAGACCGTTGCCAACAGTGAACGGATAAATTTCAGCGGCTTGGGAGCGGCCATTAACGTGATCGTGTATACCGAATGCCGTTTCTCCCCTCACTCAAGCGGGGTGATCTTGCGATTATCGATCGAATCAAGCATCGGTTTCGACGCAAAATACACTTATGATGTCACCCAGTCGGCCCTCGCTATCGGTTACGCCTTTTAAACAATTAAAGTCGGCCTGTACCCATGATCAATACTTAGGAACGTCACTCCCCCGTTGCGCGCATTTGGCATCACGCCGAACAGCCGACTGAAACGTCAAATCTCAAAAATGCGGCGGTAACTGTCCCAGTAAGAGAATCCGAGGAATCCTTCAAGCGCGCCCAGGACTATGGCAATCGGCATACCGCCAGTGTCGAGGAACACATGGAACAGAATAATGTTCAGAACAATCGGCGCAAGGGCGAAAATGGCCAGGGGAACGAAGAAGCCGACCATCAAAAGCGCGCCTCCTATAAGCTCGATAAGTTTGATGAGCGTCATCAGGTATCCGGTTGCGCCGAGGCTCATTAAAAAGGTCTTCCCTTTAAGCCCCATGGACGGC from Nitrospinota bacterium encodes the following:
- a CDS encoding DoxX family membrane protein; translated protein: MFKNLVIAARVVLGLIFVVASSNYFFHFFDMPSMGLKGKTFLMSLGATGYLMTLIKLIELIGGALLMVGFFVPLAIFALAPIVLNIILFHVFLDTGGMPIAIVLGALEGFLGFSYWDSYRRIFEI